The following proteins are encoded in a genomic region of Diabrotica virgifera virgifera chromosome 1, PGI_DIABVI_V3a:
- the LOC126886728 gene encoding uncharacterized protein LOC126886728 gives MIIIAGVTKFERFRNEDIWRELEQEPTMRKIETKQLNWFGHIERMEKRTLTKKVHGAKMGKKSRKERPRKTWMDQIHDIGEKRDMTKRDIKNLATNRSAWKKWIRGGTLHPTP, from the coding sequence atgataataatagCTGGAGTTACGAAATTTGAAAGATTTAGAAATGAAGATATATGGAGAGAGCTGGAGCAAGAACCGACAATGAGAAAGATCGAAACCAAACAATTAAACTGGTTTGGCCACATAGAGCGAATGGAGAAAAGGACActaacaaagaaggtacatggAGCCAAAATGGGAAAGAAAAGTAGAAAGGAAAGACCGCGGAAAACATGGATGGACCAAATCCATGATATAGGTGAAAAGAGAGACATGACTAAAAGAGACAtaaagaacctggccaccaacaGAAGTGCatggaagaaatggataagagGCGGAACCCTACATCCGACACCCTAA